One segment of Candidatus Cloacimonadota bacterium DNA contains the following:
- a CDS encoding M48 family metallopeptidase, translating into METILVSDLSIDVIRKDIKNIHLTVYPPNGRIKVSVPIHVDNDSLRLFIISKMTWIKKKLKELENQDRQSFRRFVSGENHYFWGKRHILNVIYQKAPLPNKVVIRNKKYIDLFVRENSNLAIRKNALYSWYRSELKNAIPPLIKKWENKLNISVSDWGVKIMKTKWGTCNANAKRIWLNLELIKKPRHCLDYIVLHEIIHILERTHSDRFNELMDEYYPNWRTVRKELNEFIL; encoded by the coding sequence ATGGAAACTATTTTAGTATCAGATTTATCAATTGATGTCATCAGAAAGGATATTAAAAACATACATCTTACGGTTTATCCTCCAAATGGTAGGATTAAAGTTTCTGTGCCAATCCATGTTGATAATGATTCTCTGAGGCTTTTTATTATATCGAAGATGACCTGGATTAAAAAGAAGTTAAAAGAACTAGAAAACCAAGATCGTCAAAGTTTTAGAAGATTTGTTTCTGGTGAAAATCATTATTTCTGGGGTAAAAGGCATATCTTAAATGTGATTTATCAAAAAGCCCCTTTACCCAATAAGGTTGTTATTAGAAATAAGAAATATATTGATTTATTTGTCAGAGAAAATTCAAATCTTGCTATTAGAAAAAATGCTTTGTATAGCTGGTACAGATCTGAATTGAAGAATGCAATTCCACCTTTGATAAAAAAATGGGAGAATAAACTAAATATTTCAGTTAGCGACTGGGGTGTTAAAATTATGAAAACCAAGTGGGGCACTTGTAATGCCAATGCAAAACGAATATGGCTCAATCTTGAATTGATAAAAAAGCCAAGACATTGCCTTGATTATATTGTCCTGCATGAAATTATTCATATATTAGAAAGAACACACTCTGATCGCTTCAACGAATTAATGGATGAATACTATCCAAACTGGAGAACCGTTAGGAAAGAGCTTAATGAGTTTATATTATAG
- a CDS encoding type I restriction endonuclease subunit R: MGTVGAPEIDTQIKVIQLFKNELGYDYLGDWRDRDNSNIEIELLTDYLKSKSYSEKLIGKAIKKIKSESNNLAKGLYTANQEIYNLLKYGVKVKEEVGDHFQTVYLIDWDNFRSNHFAIAEEVTIIGKHNKRPDIVLYVNGIALGVIELKRSKVFVEEGIRQNLDNQSPEYIMPFFTTIQLIMAGNESQGLRYGVIETPQKYYLEWKRQDFDDKLYDHLKELCSKDRLLELIHDFIIYDAGTKKISRHNQYFAMKASQDRIAKREDGIIWHSQGSGKSIIMLFLANWILLNKTNSRVLIITDRTELDEQIELNFNNAGRELAKAISGKDLLEKLNQASPSAICSLIHKFGVHEEDEVVADYIKELLAKTPDFKPKGDIYVFVDECHRTHSGELHKAMKTILPNAMFIGFTGTPLLKKDKQKSIEVFGSYIHTYKFNEAVEDKVILDLRYEARDIDQRINNQHKIDQWFDANTKGLTENAKIQLKKRWGTMQRILSCQDRLEKIVGDIIFDFSIKDRLSDGTGNAMLVSGSIYQACKLYELFLKHGFKKCAIVTSYVPSITDTKGETTGTGQLSERLYKYEIYQKMLNGETTEEFEKEVKKKFVKEPGQMKLLIVVDKLLTGFDAPSATYLYLDKKMQDHGLFQAICRVNRLDGESKEYGYIIDYKDLFNSLEKAVDDYTAEAFDNYDKEDVAGLLQNRLEDSVKRLDESLDAVIAVCEPVEYPRDLNAYARYFCGDTQEKLSKNEKKRQLFYKLVASLIRSYASIANEMEEAGYTEEEIIRIKKDVSHYTSLRDEIKIISSDYIDIKAYEPAMRHLIDMYISADDSVVLSDFMGMTLIDLIINNGKDIFEVMPKGIKGNKEASAETIENNMRKIIIDEMPTNPAYFDKMSTLLEELIKLRREQAIQYAEYLDRITKLASAIKNGSQNHYPEMIKSQALRSLYDNLNQNEDLAIKLDESIRASIRDNWRGNPIKERAVKYAVKKMLPDVELANKLYNIVKEQAEY; the protein is encoded by the coding sequence ATGGGTACAGTTGGAGCTCCTGAAATTGATACACAGATAAAAGTAATCCAGCTTTTTAAAAATGAGCTTGGTTATGATTATTTGGGAGATTGGAGAGACAGGGATAATAGTAACATTGAAATTGAATTACTTACAGATTATCTTAAATCAAAATCTTATTCAGAAAAACTTATCGGAAAAGCGATCAAAAAAATCAAAAGTGAGTCCAATAATTTAGCAAAGGGTTTATATACAGCAAATCAAGAGATTTATAACCTTCTGAAGTATGGAGTTAAAGTTAAAGAAGAAGTAGGAGATCACTTCCAAACAGTTTACCTAATCGATTGGGATAATTTCAGGAGTAACCATTTTGCAATTGCAGAAGAAGTCACCATCATTGGCAAACATAATAAAAGACCTGATATCGTTCTATATGTGAATGGTATTGCTTTAGGAGTTATCGAGTTAAAACGCAGCAAAGTATTTGTTGAAGAAGGTATAAGACAAAATCTTGATAATCAATCTCCAGAATACATAATGCCTTTTTTTACAACTATCCAGTTAATTATGGCAGGGAATGAATCTCAAGGTCTAAGATATGGTGTGATCGAAACTCCCCAGAAATATTATTTGGAATGGAAAAGACAGGATTTTGATGATAAGCTTTACGATCATTTGAAAGAGTTATGCAGCAAAGATAGATTACTGGAATTGATTCATGATTTTATCATATATGATGCTGGAACAAAAAAGATTAGCCGTCATAATCAATATTTTGCAATGAAAGCTTCACAAGATCGAATTGCTAAACGAGAAGATGGAATTATCTGGCATTCTCAGGGAAGTGGAAAAAGTATAATTATGCTTTTCCTTGCTAATTGGATTTTGCTAAATAAAACTAATTCAAGAGTACTTATTATTACCGATAGAACAGAATTAGATGAGCAGATCGAATTAAACTTCAATAATGCTGGAAGAGAACTGGCGAAAGCTATAAGTGGAAAAGACTTACTGGAAAAATTGAACCAAGCTTCTCCATCTGCCATATGCTCTTTAATACACAAATTCGGAGTCCATGAAGAAGATGAAGTAGTTGCAGATTATATAAAAGAGTTATTGGCAAAAACTCCTGATTTCAAACCTAAAGGTGATATTTATGTGTTTGTAGATGAATGTCACAGAACTCATTCCGGTGAATTACACAAAGCTATGAAAACAATACTACCTAATGCCATGTTTATTGGTTTTACTGGAACTCCTCTTCTTAAGAAGGATAAGCAAAAAAGCATCGAAGTGTTTGGTAGCTATATTCATACTTATAAATTCAATGAAGCTGTTGAAGATAAGGTGATATTAGATTTAAGATATGAAGCAAGGGATATTGATCAAAGAATCAATAATCAGCATAAGATCGATCAATGGTTCGATGCCAACACTAAAGGTTTAACCGAAAATGCAAAGATTCAGTTAAAGAAGCGTTGGGGAACAATGCAAAGAATCCTAAGTTGTCAGGATCGTCTCGAGAAGATTGTCGGAGACATAATCTTTGATTTTTCCATAAAAGATAGACTCTCAGATGGGACTGGAAATGCTATGTTGGTTTCTGGCAGTATATATCAAGCCTGTAAACTATATGAGCTTTTCTTGAAGCATGGATTCAAAAAATGTGCAATTGTAACTTCTTATGTGCCCAGTATTACAGACACTAAAGGGGAAACAACAGGTACGGGGCAATTATCTGAGAGATTGTATAAATATGAAATTTATCAGAAAATGCTGAATGGTGAAACCACAGAGGAATTTGAAAAAGAAGTTAAAAAGAAATTTGTAAAAGAACCCGGGCAGATGAAGCTTCTTATTGTTGTAGATAAACTTCTTACTGGCTTCGACGCTCCAAGTGCAACATATCTTTATCTCGATAAGAAAATGCAGGATCATGGTTTATTCCAAGCAATTTGCAGAGTTAATCGATTGGATGGTGAAAGCAAAGAATATGGATATATAATAGATTATAAAGATTTGTTTAATAGCCTTGAAAAAGCTGTAGATGATTACACTGCAGAAGCATTCGACAACTATGATAAAGAAGATGTTGCAGGACTTCTTCAAAATAGATTAGAAGATTCTGTTAAAAGGCTTGATGAGTCATTGGATGCTGTAATTGCTGTTTGTGAACCAGTAGAATACCCAAGAGACCTTAATGCTTATGCAAGATATTTCTGTGGAGACACTCAAGAAAAACTATCGAAAAATGAGAAGAAAAGGCAGCTATTTTACAAACTTGTTGCTTCTCTGATTAGATCTTATGCAAGTATTGCAAATGAGATGGAAGAAGCTGGCTATACAGAAGAAGAAATTATTCGAATTAAAAAAGATGTTAGTCACTACACTTCACTACGAGATGAGATTAAAATTATAAGCTCAGATTATATTGATATCAAAGCATATGAGCCTGCTATGCGACACTTAATTGATATGTATATATCAGCAGATGATAGCGTGGTATTGTCAGATTTTATGGGTATGACTCTCATTGATTTAATCATTAATAATGGAAAAGATATTTTCGAAGTTATGCCCAAAGGGATAAAAGGAAACAAGGAAGCTTCTGCAGAGACAATTGAAAATAACATGAGAAAAATAATCATTGATGAAATGCCAACTAATCCAGCATACTTTGATAAAATGTCTACGCTTTTAGAAGAACTCATAAAACTAAGAAGAGAGCAAGCTATACAATATGCAGAATATCTCGATAGAATAACAAAACTTGCTTCTGCTATTAAAAATGGAAGTCAGAATCATTATCCTGAGATGATCAAATCACAAGCCTTGAGATCGTTGTATGATAACTTAAATCAAAATGAAGATTTAGCCATTAAGCTTGATGAATCAATAAGAGCATCAATTAGAGATAATTGGCGAGGAAATCCAATTAAAGAACGTGCAGTAAAGTATGCTGTTAAGAAAATGTTACCTGATGTTGAATTAGCTAATAAGCTTTACAATATCGTTAAGGAGCAAGCTGAATACTAA
- a CDS encoding restriction endonuclease subunit S — translation MVRKNVPQGFKQTEIGMIPQEWEVQLLEDLTTKIGDGIHSVPYYINTGDYLFINGNNLKKGKIVYDEFTKRTTKNEFYKYKRDLTKRTILLSINGTIGNIAFYNDEKVILGKSIAYINVNNKIENKYLYYFLQTSHVSDFFNNELTGSTINNLGLSSIRNTPIILPNEMEQRSIIEILSNIDQLITSLDKLIEKKKMIKKGMMQDILTGRRRLDGFDSEWTTEKLGDIATISGAGVDKKTNEKELPITLLNFLDVHKNNYIYRSQMNHLVTAKSTKIAQCNVLKGDIFITPSSELQNDIGVTAISMENMEDVVYSYHINRIRLIKKFNILFSLYMFKTSSFLKQANVKCEGSGKRYVISLKSFRDMELFFPESLKEQKAIAEILYDMDSEIYQLERKLSKYKFIKQGMMQKLLTGQIRLISKPKHNKAINEAVLISVLSHYFGSEDFPLGRKRYTKLSYLFHRHTDGKIEDYVKKAAGPYNPKTKYEGSERIALQKSYMVKHKRDKFAGFISGSNFNEAESYFLKWYDQDSLNWLLQFKKNRNDYLELLATVDSAIIDLKSKNTVINVVNIIGYINNIEEWKPKLERDIFAAKSIENALNKCFELFDY, via the coding sequence ATGGTAAGAAAAAATGTTCCTCAAGGTTTTAAGCAAACTGAAATAGGAATGATTCCTCAGGAATGGGAAGTTCAACTTTTAGAGGACTTAACAACAAAAATAGGGGACGGAATCCATTCAGTACCATACTATATCAATACAGGAGATTATTTATTTATAAATGGGAATAATCTAAAAAAAGGTAAAATAGTATATGATGAATTTACAAAAAGAACGACCAAAAATGAGTTTTATAAATATAAAAGAGATTTAACCAAAAGAACCATTCTTCTTTCTATTAATGGAACTATCGGTAACATTGCTTTTTACAATGATGAAAAAGTAATCTTAGGAAAAAGTATAGCATACATAAATGTAAATAATAAAATAGAGAATAAATATTTATATTATTTTTTGCAAACTTCACATGTTTCTGACTTTTTTAATAATGAGTTAACCGGATCGACAATTAATAATCTGGGATTATCGTCAATACGAAATACACCTATAATTCTGCCAAATGAAATGGAGCAAAGATCCATTATAGAAATTCTATCTAACATCGATCAATTAATTACTTCCTTAGATAAATTGATTGAAAAGAAAAAGATGATTAAAAAGGGAATGATGCAGGATATACTGACTGGACGAAGAAGATTAGATGGATTTGATAGTGAATGGACAACTGAAAAGCTTGGAGATATTGCAACAATTTCTGGTGCAGGTGTTGATAAGAAGACAAATGAGAAAGAGTTACCAATAACTTTGCTAAACTTTTTAGACGTACATAAGAATAATTATATATATAGATCTCAAATGAATCATTTAGTAACAGCAAAATCTACTAAGATAGCTCAGTGTAACGTATTAAAAGGAGATATATTTATTACTCCATCATCTGAGCTTCAAAATGATATCGGAGTAACTGCTATTTCTATGGAAAATATGGAAGATGTTGTATATAGTTATCATATCAATAGAATAAGATTAATCAAAAAATTTAATATTTTGTTTAGTTTATATATGTTTAAAACAAGTTCATTTTTAAAACAAGCTAATGTTAAATGCGAAGGAAGTGGAAAAAGATATGTTATTTCATTAAAAAGTTTCAGAGATATGGAATTGTTTTTTCCAGAATCTTTAAAAGAACAAAAAGCAATCGCTGAAATACTATATGATATGGATTCAGAAATTTATCAATTAGAAAGAAAACTATCTAAATACAAATTTATTAAACAAGGTATGATGCAGAAGCTACTAACTGGACAGATTAGATTGATTTCTAAACCAAAGCATAATAAAGCAATAAACGAAGCAGTTTTAATTTCTGTTCTATCTCACTACTTCGGATCAGAAGACTTTCCTTTGGGTAGGAAACGATATACAAAACTCTCATATTTGTTTCATCGACATACTGATGGTAAGATAGAAGACTATGTAAAGAAAGCCGCAGGGCCATACAATCCAAAGACTAAATACGAAGGTTCGGAAAGAATTGCTCTTCAAAAGAGTTATATGGTAAAACATAAAAGAGATAAATTTGCAGGTTTTATTTCTGGAAGTAATTTCAATGAAGCTGAATCTTATTTCCTCAAATGGTATGATCAAGACTCACTTAATTGGCTTCTGCAATTTAAGAAAAACAGAAATGATTATTTAGAACTTTTAGCAACTGTGGATAGCGCTATTATTGATCTTAAGAGTAAAAATACTGTTATAAATGTAGTTAATATAATTGGATATATAAATAATATTGAAGAATGGAAACCTAAATTAGAAAGAGATATTTTCGCAGCTAAGAGCATAGAAAATGCATTAAATAAGTGTTTTGAACTTTTTGACTACTAA
- a CDS encoding type I restriction-modification system subunit M, translating to MAIKKTELYSSLWKSCDELRGSMDASQYKDYVLILLFLKYVTDKYYKKDDAIILVPTGGSFHDLVKLKNNKDIGEGLNQIIAKLAESNQLDVIKATDFADENKLGKGKEMIDRLTKLVSIFENPALDFGKNTAEGDDILGDAYEYLMRHFATESGKSKGQFYTPAEVSRVIAKIIGIKRTTHQTKTVYDPTCGSGSLLLKAADEAANGLSIFGQEKDNTTAGLAKMNMILHGDPYAEIKNADTITNPQFLNDRDGLKRFDFVVANPPFSTKSWSNGIIPSEDKYNRFEFGIPPAKNGDYAFLLHILASLKNDGKGAVVLPHGVLFRGNAEARIRENLIRRGLIKGIIGLPTNLFFGTGIPACIIVLDKENAHARKGIFMIDASKGFMKDGNKNRLREQDIRKIVDTFNQRLEITKYSRMIGIDEIESNEFNLNIPRYIDTQEDEDIQDILAHLKGGIPKADIDDLEHFWKVFPTLRKTLFSEFAQNAGYKQLNINVERLKLELYSHPDFTKYALEVDNCFANWRKNNEDTLSNISDNDHPKDLLKLLADDILVKFSELPLIDKYDVYQSLMDYWHDTMQDDVYFLVYIGWKIVLEPVKISKKVTRYICELIPDSYMHNRYFKEQKDEIDLLQDELEELNNQKLQLEEENAGEEDVFDECRPKDKITKTALNATIKKYKTESGFEEELEILLQYAVLLEKESKTKKAIKEKEQKLYEMTLKKYRDLSVDEIKDIVINDKWMTALNYAVNEEMERLSSFLSRRMKELYTRYETTLPELENEVKTLTKKVNSHLKKMGFKW from the coding sequence ATGGCAATAAAGAAGACTGAGTTATACAGCTCATTATGGAAAAGTTGTGATGAATTACGAGGAAGTATGGATGCATCACAATACAAAGATTACGTTTTAATCTTACTTTTCCTAAAATATGTAACTGATAAATATTATAAAAAAGATGATGCGATAATATTGGTTCCCACTGGTGGTAGCTTTCATGATTTAGTTAAGTTAAAAAATAACAAAGATATTGGAGAAGGGCTAAATCAGATTATTGCTAAACTTGCTGAATCTAATCAACTCGATGTAATTAAAGCAACTGACTTTGCCGATGAAAATAAACTTGGTAAAGGCAAAGAAATGATAGACAGGTTAACTAAGCTTGTTTCAATCTTCGAAAACCCTGCTTTAGATTTTGGTAAAAACACTGCTGAAGGTGATGATATACTTGGTGATGCTTATGAATACTTAATGCGTCATTTTGCTACTGAATCTGGAAAAAGCAAAGGACAGTTTTATACTCCTGCAGAAGTCTCGAGAGTTATTGCTAAAATTATAGGGATTAAAAGAACTACACATCAAACGAAAACTGTTTATGATCCGACCTGTGGAAGCGGTTCATTGTTACTTAAAGCTGCTGATGAAGCAGCTAATGGTCTTTCAATTTTTGGTCAGGAAAAAGACAATACAACTGCAGGTTTAGCTAAAATGAATATGATCCTGCATGGCGATCCATATGCTGAAATTAAAAATGCCGACACAATTACCAATCCTCAATTCCTTAATGATAGGGATGGTTTAAAGAGATTTGATTTCGTTGTTGCTAATCCACCATTTTCAACAAAATCTTGGAGTAATGGGATCATCCCTTCCGAAGACAAATACAACCGTTTCGAGTTTGGAATACCACCTGCAAAAAATGGTGATTATGCGTTTCTCTTACATATTCTGGCTTCATTGAAAAATGATGGAAAAGGAGCTGTTGTATTACCTCATGGCGTTCTCTTCAGAGGTAATGCAGAAGCAAGAATCAGAGAAAACCTTATCAGGAGAGGGTTGATTAAAGGCATTATTGGTCTACCAACAAATCTCTTTTTTGGAACTGGAATACCAGCTTGTATTATCGTCCTCGATAAAGAAAATGCTCATGCTCGAAAAGGCATTTTTATGATTGATGCGAGCAAAGGTTTCATGAAAGACGGCAATAAAAATCGTCTTCGTGAACAAGACATTAGAAAGATAGTTGATACATTTAATCAAAGGCTTGAAATCACCAAATACTCAAGAATGATAGGAATTGATGAGATTGAAAGTAATGAGTTCAACTTAAATATTCCCAGATATATCGATACTCAAGAAGATGAAGATATCCAAGACATTTTGGCTCATTTAAAAGGTGGAATACCAAAAGCTGATATTGATGATTTAGAACACTTTTGGAAAGTTTTTCCAACACTAAGAAAAACACTCTTTAGCGAATTTGCACAAAATGCTGGATACAAGCAATTGAACATCAATGTGGAAAGACTGAAGCTTGAGCTATATAGTCATCCTGATTTCACTAAATATGCTTTAGAAGTAGATAATTGCTTTGCAAACTGGAGAAAGAATAATGAAGATACTTTGTCTAACATCTCAGACAATGACCATCCAAAGGATTTATTAAAACTACTTGCAGATGATATTCTTGTAAAATTCTCAGAGCTTCCACTAATTGATAAATATGATGTTTATCAATCGCTTATGGACTACTGGCATGATACTATGCAAGATGATGTTTACTTCCTTGTTTATATTGGTTGGAAAATCGTATTAGAACCAGTTAAAATCAGCAAAAAAGTAACCAGATATATCTGTGAATTAATTCCAGATTCTTACATGCATAATCGATATTTCAAAGAGCAGAAAGACGAAATTGATTTACTTCAAGATGAGTTAGAAGAACTTAACAATCAGAAGCTTCAATTGGAAGAAGAAAATGCTGGAGAAGAAGATGTTTTTGATGAGTGCAGACCAAAAGATAAAATTACAAAAACAGCTTTAAATGCTACTATAAAGAAATATAAAACAGAATCTGGTTTTGAAGAAGAACTCGAGATTTTGCTTCAATATGCTGTACTTTTAGAAAAAGAATCTAAAACAAAAAAAGCAATCAAAGAAAAAGAACAGAAACTTTATGAAATGACTTTAAAGAAATACAGGGATCTTTCTGTTGATGAAATTAAAGATATTGTGATAAATGATAAATGGATGACTGCTTTAAACTATGCTGTAAATGAAGAGATGGAGAGACTTTCCAGCTTTCTTTCCAGAAGAATGAAAGAACTCTACACACGTTATGAAACTACTTTACCTGAGCTGGAAAATGAGGTGAAAACTCTAACAAAAAAAGTAAACTCTCATTTAAAAAAAATGGGGTTCAAATGGTAA